The DNA region GATCCACACCACAcctctttctactttattctggTTCTGTATGCTTTATTTAGGTTGTCATAAAAAACTATACACTAAAAAAGTATTGCAGGACTTGTGAGAAAAGAATTGTGATGATTCATAGTGATATGATATGAGTGGATTTAGCAATAGAAACTGCTTGCTTGGTATGTCTCCACTTGTATTTTTATTCTCTAAACAGAAAACAAAGTAATTAGAATAGTGGATATTAGATAAGAATATTTGCAGCCGAGGATATGTTCTTTATTACACGAGTAAGGTAATAAAGTATAATCCTGGGTATCAAGCATAACACTTTGTGTTAGATCTTTATGCATAGAACCTAAGAGAACTTTCAACAAACACACGGTATATTATCAATTTCAACAAATTAGTGaacaaaaattacaaaatatatcTTGACATGTTTTTATACTAAATCGAGATATCCAGACCCCAGAGCATGTTCATTAGTAACAACTTTTGGTAGCTAGAGAAAAATAGTTTTCACATATGACATATTGTGGATAGTATAAAATGAGGTTTAATCTGACAAAATATAATTGACCTTATATAGTATTGATTCACTTTGCTATCCCCTCAAAAAAATAGACACTCAACTAATAATTAATTGCATGATTGGCTACTCACATACGCTTGTATAGTATTTGTATATGATGAATTATTGTGTTGTAATTGTTTATTAGGCAATTAAACAATTAAAGTGATTCCTTCTACACACTGATTTTCAATGACGGATTAGGTTTGGTGtctcttatttttttacttGCACGTTTTAATATGCATAAACGTTATTGTGAGCACTGAACTCTGAACACGCAAAGCTGATTTGCTATACTTGTTAAATACAAAAATAGATCTCCATATTTTATGAAGATTTGTACACCTTTTTTATATAACGGAAGATGTGGATGACTTTAGAAATGCACATAAAATAGTTTTGTTCATTCCAATAAAGCATGAAAAAAGTGAAACTGAAAACTGAGTTTGGTCTCTTTTTAGTTTTGGGTTTGTTCATCTCTTCCTGAATTTTAAACCGATTGTTTTTATCTATATCTTTTTTGCTGTGTATGGAATTGAATCTAAATATTTTGTATACATGGTACACGGCAAATTAAATCTGCAAAATTTAATAAgcaaaaatgtttatttttttccccttaCTTATGATAGATGATTACTTCTGgatattttaagaaaatatttaacaACTTCTCTTCTTCACTTTTCCGAAACTCATACGAAACTAATAATAAAAACATCCTCTTATTATATAGTCTGCCAAGTGAACCAAAATAAATCTTATTGAAAATATAGTTCTACAAcccataattttaattaaagtaaATCTTTTCAAAAGCTAAAACAAGAAGAATTATCCTATTATATTCAGATCAGTAGACACAAGCCCAATGAGATAGTGTTGGGCTCAAGAAAGTTTTTATATGGGCCATTTGAATTTTGAAGTAATCCCGGCCTGTGAGCTATTATTCCCTTCCCAAAATCAAGGACTTTTTTCTGTTTTCTACAATTGGCTGGCAAATCGATATTCATTTTCCCAAATCCCAACTAATTTAAGTCCGACAAGGCGACAAAGGTAAGCTACAATCACAAGCTTAAAAGGTTAAACCTCTCCCTCATTTTCCTctattagtagtagtatgttTAATGTGAAACTACTAAAGATGAAGCAGTTATGAGGTATGATTGACCATGCCCCTGTGACCCAAATGGATCTTACCAGATCACATGTAGCGTTCTTTTCATAAATAAAGTGCATGCATCTGtgtatatacatacatacatacatacaaaaTACATTATACATAGTCTATCACACTGAACATTAATCCTTCATATTTCTCCACTACTTTTAAATTTGAAAGCCGTCATATTTGAGCTTGGAATTTTGATGATTTCTCGACTCCACGCGTTCTACAATGCTAGAATTTGTGGTCATTTtaaatctcatattttattcacaTGAAACCGAGTAAACACTCCAAATCCAGAAGATCTAACCATAAATCTTACTTATCTCATAAGTTTAGAACGAATCAGCGAAGTTTTGAATTCAGTGTATTTGACTGAATATTTTGGCACTTTTTATGATTCAAATATTCGATCTAGTTGGCCCATGCCATGCGCATAAGATCATTTTGCTGGTTTTGGAACATTTTGTCTACTTTTTATGTCCCCCATTTTTTGCTGGTTTGTCGAATGTTGGACTTTGAAATTACTGTTGTTGTCCGTTTGATTTGTTCTTCATACTAATCCACAAATTCTCCAACACGAAATAATCGAGTGATATATTTGTGCATTCCTTGTACTACTATTGAGTACACTTTATTTTAAagaagaaatatttttttagtccGTGACTTTGCCAAACTAGTACTATCATTTTTGGTTcgtaaattttgaaaatatcttttGAGGTCCGTCAACTTCaatttaatatcatttgagcTACTTTTTTTCCCTTCAGAAATACCCTTAAGATCATAAAGGGCAATTAATAGGTAtcacaattaaaattaaattaaagtaatataatcttgaattaaaataaaaaatgtgatactataattttgattgtgattcaattattttaatttttaattttataatattaaaaaataattgaatcacaatcaaaattaaatttagctaCAAGTTATTTTgacaattatatttataaatttaatttttataattaatatatttaaatcatACTccgtattttttattttagttttttactTTCTAAAAGTTTAACTAGACGATGATttgagataaagtgattgaaaatGTGAAGTGAAAAATATCATTCCAGacactcaaactataagaaCATATCATATCTAATATTAGAGAAAgatagagaaaatatcatattcaatATCTATATATCTCATTTTTATGAAAGTTCAAAAATAATAGTGAAAAATTACAATGAATGTAATTACACTTAAGTCCATCGACTACtcatgatatttttaatttttaaagttcaaagaCTATTGACGTGCAAAATGCATCAAACGTGATGCAGGATTAAAATATCCAAAAATGTCTGCCAATTGCATCTGCTTTTGACATGTAATAATAGACACAGCATTTTGATCGTCGAATTAATtgctcaaaaataaaatattttcagaaaTTCCAGCTCCAGCTTTTTACTACTACCAAAGAAACTAGCATGGATTCAAGTGTGTTACAGAAGGCAAATAGAAACTCATGGATTAACACAGAAAGGCAAGTGTTCCATAGAAGACAAACTAAACAAGAATACAAAGGATAACTTTAAGAAAAAATTGTTCTGGTTAGAGAAACAATCTATATTTTGAAACGAGATAAACAGTTAAAACCATCTATCTAAAACAAGTTGGACATTTACTGTTTCAATAGTATTAGTATGTGGTGTGGGTCAAGTGGGAATAGAAAACtacaatacaaattaaaatagaagGTTTCATGAACATTAAAAAAGGGTCTGCAGATGTCTTAAAGATATTTCTTTAGGACATGCTTTCAAGCATACGTTCATTCATTACCACGTGAAATATGCAATGTTAGCACAAAACATCAACAAATGCATGATCTGTGAGATAAGCCATTCCAGCTATATAGAATATCACAGATAATAAGCCACACAGATTCAACTGCACCATAAAAATCATAGAGGCAGCTAACTAAACCTGTCGTTAAAGATAAGATTTGCCACAAAGGCcagatgataataataattgtaaAACTACTGAGTCCGAAATACAAAGCAAGATCCAAGAAATGTGATTATAGAAAATTATAGGATCACCTAACTGAAGCTTCAAATAGAAGATTCATGCAAGAACACGATGTCTTAACGTACTTGAAACAAGATTGCAATCACTGAAACCCCGTTGAGCTCAGAAAACCAAACAGAGTAATTTAATGAAGTTGGTCTACAGTTTTATATAGGTTGATCACGTAACTTCTGATGTTCGACTTTTACAGTATGATATGATACTGGACATCAGCAATCAATAAAACCCCGAGCTCAGAAACCAAATAGAGTAAATTCACTAAATTGGTTCAAAGTTTCTGATACTTATTCAATAAGTGCTATAAGGTTGATCGCGTAAATTTGAGGTTCAACTTTTACAGTATGATATCAGACACCATAACAGTAATGGCAGACACAATATAAACAGAAGTAAAATACGAGTTTCTTATTAACTAATGAACTTACATACCACAAACCAATAAGAAGAATAGTAGTAAACACTTTGTTGACACTGTATAATATAAACTCCAAACATAAAATCAAACCCACTGCTGCAAAAATTTTCATCAATAACCCAAACTTACTTGTCATTATTGCTGCATAGTCCTAACTTGCTGCTGCTTCATGTTCTCCGATGAAGCATGAGACGAAGCATCAGGCGAAACGCCTTGAGGTGCTGATGCCAAGGTCTGGTACTGAGCAGAGAACTGCTGCGGCATAGCCTGAGTAAAATATATTTGAGCCTGTGTCGGGTCAGTAAATTCATATGTATAACCAGAATTGGATGCTGAAGATGGAGCCATCATTTGAGACTGATGATGAATCGGAGTGAACCCGACATATTGAGGTTGATGTTGCTGGCTAGACGGGACTTGCACCATATGCTGAGTAGCTCCAGCTGCCGTTCTGTACACCCCTGTAGCCATCTCGagtttggaggaaggagcgTTTACTTGCTGGCTGTAAGCCACGTGAGGGGTGGCTGCAGCAGCAGGAGGAGCCTGAGGGCGAACGGAAGGGGCATTTGGGGCCATTTCGCTATAACCTTGTTGCTGTATAGGCATGTTATAAGGTTGTGGCTGTCTAGCAGGGACGAAGTAGAATGGCTGCTGGTCGAGCACGGGCTGCTGGTGTTGAtggtgctgctgctgctgctgggaAGGATAAACGGAGTAGTATGACCCATACGGCATCGCTCCAGCGGGTATATACTGGTTGCCGGAATGAACAAATTGTTGGGGATGGTGCATTTGGGGGTGATTCTGATCATATTGGTTCGATATAACGTAGCCCGATTCTTGAACTTGTTGCTGCATCTGAATCTTATTAGCATTCTGATCACCAGATTTCAATTCAGCTTGATTAGCAGCAACCACATTGTTTCCAGATTGAATTTGTAAGATTTGCTCTTGATAAACAGGTTGTCTCTGGCTGGATAGGGGGTTTCTTATACCTCCTTCACTGTATGAATCAAATCATCAAAAAGCCCGATTCAGATTATCCACGCAATAGTGTAAGTAAGAGCATCAATTATACGAAATTAGGATAACTATTGAAGAATTGCCACAAATTAATAGAACAACATACCTTGAAGCGGAATCTGGAGAAGCCAAATCAAAGCCACCACTCTGTTTCTGCTGAAACTGAGCCTGAGAAATCTGCTGCTGGTGCTGTTGCTGTTGCTGCATTGGTGATTGTACATGCGTCTGGATTTGTTGTACCCTCATGTATCCTCCAGGATCTAATCTCTCATCGTCTGATATTACCCGATTTGGGGGATCGCCACCAACCACCATCGGTACCCCAGCAACCACCCCACCGGCAGAAACTCCGACCGCCACGAAACCCCCTGCCTCGTCCGTCTTCGTAGTCGCTGCAAAATTGACATTCGCCGCAACCCCCACAGTCACCTGCTGAAACTGATCCTCAATTCCCACCGCCCCAATCTTCTGATTCTCATCGACATGAACCCTAATCGGCGGCAAATTCGCCACCGATGGCGAGCTAGAAGTCGACCCAAACGATGACGTCGTCTCCAGCATTGGAGAATCGGGAACAGAGTGCACATCCTGATTCGCTCCACTGTTTCCATTCCCCCCAACTTTCGCCACCTCAATTTGACCTTCCGCATCTATTCCTGCCGCCGTCGCCTTCGCCATCGATTCATCGTCCAATCCGAGTAGGCAATTAACCGAAGAAGACTCGGAAAATCCGCGATCACTCGCCGCCGCCGACATCGTACTCGACTTGCCGTTGAGAGCGTTGAAGAACCAATCATCCGATTTAGTCGACGCCGTCTCAACGAGGAGCTGCTCAATATTCGCCGACGATTGGGGAAACAAAAAGAGGCGGATGCGGCCAGGCTTCATCCCGCCGGCGGCAGCGCCAGGACTATTGAGGCGGTCGTACTCCTCCACCATATTCTCGAGATCCTCATCGGTAGTGACCGAAATCAAGGAATCCAAATCCTCGCTGGGGAGCTGGTATTTGAGGGAGAACAATTGGTTGTTGAGGAGGGTTTTGGAGAGGCGGTGGCGGAGGTCGGAGAGGGAGGTGTGGCGGTCGATTACGATGATGCGAGTGTCTCCGCCGATGTAGCAGAGGGATTTATCGTGGGGGCGGGGGACTATGTGGCCGCCATAGCTGCACATGAGACGGAGCTTCTGCGGCGGGGGAGGCGGCTCAGTGTCCCAGGAGTCGGTGTGGCGGGAGCGAGGGGAGGAGTCGACGGAATCGGCATAGACGGTGGGCGCCGGAGCGGGAGGAGCGGCGGGAAGGAGTGGTGGTGGGGCCTCCATTGAAGGAGAGAGTTAAGATAGAAGGTCGAATCGAGTTGAGAAATGagaatattaattatttgtgGAGTAGGTTTTTTGGAGGACTTTATATTTTTCTATAGTACCTTCCTTCCTGCtgttttaaataattgaaatattatgGTAAATCTATGAGAATTGTTTCTATTGAGTTcatattatcattattttaaaaaacaagtataatattattaattacattacttttttataattatataaatataaaagcTTCATTTATTCATTTTACTATAGTAATATACTAGTAATACTCCATctattaggccatccgcaaagGCGCCAAGCGCACGGCCTAGCCGaacgccggcgctaggcggtccgctaggcgccattgcggatggcctaatagATGGAGTATTACTAGTATATAGTAAAATGAATAAATGAAgcttttatatttatataattataaaaaagtaatgtaattaataatattaaggCGGTCCGCTAGGCGGTCCATTGCAACCGTCCAACggatttcggaattaaaaattgCCGAGCGCTGGGCGGTTTCGCGGCGCTAGGCAGTgtgctgggcgatccgctcggcgctattgcagctccCGGATCGCCGagcggaatttttttttattttcgaaacactatatatacgcggtttgcacgtcattttcattcgcaccacttgttttaacgagtactctctctctatcttactttctgcacaagatcaacaccgagaattgagaacaccaacgaaggtattccagtgacgagcgggtctcaaactcccccggtacccgtgggaggtggatggggtccgatgccagggtactacaacatgtacccgtggcagggcatgatgcccgggatggcagctggggggagtatgccggcgtggcagggggtaccagggatgcaacccggtatgcagatgatgtcggggtgggcgccaggaatgcagatgatgccgcgggggagggggaggggggACGGCGATGCAGCACCCGAcagggggtaccggcgacgcaggggacgccgggggagggggacgtctatcgacccagttttgatttttcgactgcttcttcgcacacatcgaccccaacggatgcgcagttcacgcaatttgaTGCTttttccttagaggagttggggtttgatattctcggagttccggatacgcccgttcaaacgggggagcAGTGCAGGGTCGTGGCGctccaaagaagaagggcaaggggaagaaggtcggcgagtcgtcgcagccgggtgaggacgactgctcggtacggaggaggtggacggatgcggagaacgtcgcgctgtccaaggcgtgggtgagtgtttgcgacgatcctctcgtttcgaacaaccagaggatcgtcaacttgtggggcaagatagcagcagcatACCAGACATTTTgtccggaggggaggccacgcaccGGTGAGGactgccggaaggggtgggaccgaatcagggctgccgtcTCCTGATTTTTGGGGTTGTATGCCCACGCCCTCCACATGCaaagcagtggccaaacggaggaagactgcagaaggatagcggagaaagtcTTCCCCTAGAAAGGGTTGTATAAGGatttcacctactggaactgctatgttgtgctgaacgactccgagaagttccgaataggtgtcgacgctggctggccgaagaagcaacgactgaactatactgGTGATTACaccggcagcagcggtggttcccacgacctctacgagacggcccaggaggtcccgacccctcgttcgttccctcgccgaactcgcccggttgggcacaagcgggctcaacgggaggcgagggggcagccgggggttcacaggaggtccagtcggcatcccccttggccaatccacagcggatctcaaattcttcgcgcgtcaacaaacgcgcaaTCAGATGGTCGAGACGTTGgtcgaatggcgggcggcggtggaccccgtggagaagagtttgcttcaaactcTTCTCATGAGcatgcaggacgagttggaggcggcacggagggataccggcgggagtagaggcggcggcgatggtggcgacaacGACGGAGGAAACGACGACGAAGGCGatgagtgaattattgtactttttttaattattgtaatttttttaaattattgtacttttttaaaattattgtacttttaaaaattttaatag from Salvia splendens isolate huo1 chromosome 9, SspV2, whole genome shotgun sequence includes:
- the LOC121748967 gene encoding uncharacterized protein LOC121748967, with amino-acid sequence MEAPPPLLPAAPPAPAPTVYADSVDSSPRSRHTDSWDTEPPPPPQKLRLMCSYGGHIVPRPHDKSLCYIGGDTRIIVIDRHTSLSDLRHRLSKTLLNNQLFSLKYQLPSEDLDSLISVTTDEDLENMVEEYDRLNSPGAAAGGMKPGRIRLFLFPQSSANIEQLLVETASTKSDDWFFNALNGKSSTMSAAASDRGFSESSSVNCLLGLDDESMAKATAAGIDAEGQIEVAKVGGNGNSGANQDVHSVPDSPMLETTSSFGSTSSSPSVANLPPIRVHVDENQKIGAVGIEDQFQQVTVGVAANVNFAATTKTDEAGGFVAVGVSAGGVVAGVPMVVGGDPPNRVISDDERLDPGGYMRVQQIQTHVQSPMQQQQQHQQQISQAQFQQKQSGGFDLASPDSASSEGGIRNPLSSQRQPVYQEQILQIQSGNNVVAANQAELKSGDQNANKIQMQQQVQESGYVISNQYDQNHPQMHHPQQFVHSGNQYIPAGAMPYGSYYSVYPSQQQQQHHQHQQPVLDQQPFYFVPARQPQPYNMPIQQQGYSEMAPNAPSVRPQAPPAAAATPHVAYSQQVNAPSSKLEMATGVYRTAAGATQHMVQVPSSQQHQPQYVGFTPIHHQSQMMAPSSASNSGYTYEFTDPTQAQIYFTQAMPQQFSAQYQTLASAPQGVSPDASSHASSENMKQQQVRTMQQ